The DNA region GGCAGCATGTCCATGGCGCTGTGCTACATCGCAAGAGCAAGTTTTGGACTTCTTCCGTGTGTTTTTCCCCCATCgtaacgtttgtttttattttgtagaTAAATCGGAATAAATCACCCGCCACCAAAATCAACGCCCGTGTGCTGGTTGTAACGGGTAGCAACGAGTGTGCCTCACAGTACATGACTTATATGAATGTGTTCTTTACGGCACAGAAACAAGGCGTTGTAGTCGATGTTTGTGCCCTGGACAAAGCGCTCAGTCTACTGCAGCAAGGATGTGATATTACCGGGGGGCAATATCTTCGGTTAGAGCAGCTGGATGGATTCCTTCAATATCTACTCGTAAGTTTTACCAGCTACCATTTGAGAGAAAATAAGCTAATGGCCTTCTTGTGTTTCGTCGCAGTGGGTTTTTCTACCGGATCCACAGATGCGCTGCAAACTGGTCCTTCCGCCCCCCGTTAAGGTGGACTACCGGGCGGCTTGTTTCTGCCACCGAGAACTTATCGACATCGGTTACGTGTGCTCCGTCTGTTTGTCAATCTTTTGTAAATTCAGCCCAATCTGCACTACCTGCCAGTAAGTTTAGGAGCACCAGGGGTCAATTGCATTACATTGATGGCATTCATTTTCTTTCAGCACCGTCTTCAAAGCACCTGCACCGATTGCGgccaaaccgaaaaagaaaaaactcaaaacatGATCAATACTGTGAAAAAGAATGATTCTTTACTACACACTCTTCTTTGGCGGgttcaaataaaacacttttgTCTACAGCGGTGCCATCATCGCTATTCGTTGCGAACCATTTTGCAGATGTACATTGGCCCGAAGTTGGCTGGCAGGAACGGAAGCACGAGTTGGCCGTACTTTAGCGTTCCGGGGTTGGCAAACTTGAACACATCCCTCAGCGGTTGCATCATGAGGCTCAGGTCCCTAGTGATTGTTGAAGAGACAATTAATGgatgaatcgaatcgaatttgaCGTCACTCACCTGATCGTAACCGTTATTCCAAGATCGTTAAAAATGTTGCTCAGGGCCATGTGCACGACGCCATCGTTTTGTACCGGGCTCAGGCTGCACGTCGAGTACACCAGTGTTCCGCCAGGGCGCAACAGTTGCAAACAGTTGGCCAAAATTCCGGCCTGCAACTCAGGCAAACGCAAACGCTCCTTAACACGCGAAggtttgaaaatattattgtCGTTCTGCATCACCGAATGGCGATCGTTCGTACAGGGCACATCAACCAGCACGCGGTCGTACATTCCGTACTCTCGCAGATTGCGTGCATCGGTTTGTGTGATAAAGCAACGCCGTTGTTTCCACTTCTCAT from Anopheles cruzii unplaced genomic scaffold, idAnoCruzAS_RS32_06 scaffold00627_ctg1, whole genome shotgun sequence includes:
- the LOC128276147 gene encoding general transcription factor IIH subunit 3-like, encoding SMSMALCYIARINRNKSPATKINARVLVVTGSNECASQYMTYMNVFFTAQKQGVVVDVCALDKALSLLQQGCDITGGQYLRLEQLDGFLQYLLWVFLPDPQMRCKLVLPPPVKVDYRAACFCHRELIDIGYVCSVCLSIFCKFSPICTTCHTVFKAPAPIAAKPKKKKLKT